One region of Danio rerio strain Tuebingen ecotype United States chromosome 5, GRCz12tu, whole genome shotgun sequence genomic DNA includes:
- the pax8 gene encoding paired box protein Pax-8 isoform X2 produces the protein MFVNGRPLPEVIRQRIVDMAHQGVRPCDISRQLRVSHGCVSKILGRYYETGSIKPGVIGGSKPKVATPKVVEKIAEYKRQNPTMFAWEIRDRLLAEGVCDGDTVPSVSSINRIIRTKVQQPFNLPLDTKGLSPGHTLIPSSAVTPPESPQSDSLGSTYSINGLLGITQTTADGKRGHDDSDQESCRHSVDSQGSGGGARKQLRTEHFPSAALDCGFERHYSSDSFSQSKAEQQLYPLALMNPGLDEGKGASSISRNLAAHQGYAVVTEALQPLPLCLKQEVSPEGNSLSPSPNIISGSAFLDLSTISSPSSAPVASSCGSAHLSHGFSSFSHHAPVHGQFSSPSLMAGREVASSMLPGYPPHIPTAQTGFSSSTIAGMVSAPEYTGQSYSHPAYSSYSEAWRFTNSSILGSPYYYSSATRPPPPAAAYDHL, from the exons ATGTTTGTGAACGGGCGGCCGCTTCCGGAGGTGATCCGGCAGAGGATTGTGGATATGGCACACCAGGGGGTTCGACCCTGCGACATCTCCAGACAACTGAGGGTCAGCCACGGCTGCGTCAGCAAGATCCTGggcag gTACTATGAGACGGGCAGCATCAAACCCGGCGTCATCGGCGGCTCCAAGCCCAAAGTGGCCACTCCAAAAGTGGTGGAGAAGATCGCGGAGTACAAGCGGCAGAACCCCACCATGTTCGCCTGGGAGATCCGAGACCGGCTGCTGGCCGAGGGGGTGTGTGACGGAGACACGGTCCCCAGCGTCAGCTCCATCaaccg GATCATCCGCACTAAAGTGCAGCAGCCATTTAACCTCCCGCTGGACACTAAAGGCCTGAGCCCAGGACACACACTGA TCCCCAGCTCCGCCGTCACTCCTCCTGAATCTCCGCAGTCGGACTCTCTGGGCTCCACTTACTCCATCAATGGGCTGCTGGGAATCACACAGACCACAGCGGATGGGAAGAGAGGACACGATGACA gtgACCAGGAGAGCTGCCGGCACAGTGTGGACTCTCAGGGCAGTGGCGGCGGAGCCCGGAAACAGCTGAGAACCGAACACTTTCCCTCCGCGGCGCTGGACTGCGGGTTCGAGAGACACTACAGCAGCGACAGCTTCAGCCAGAGCAAAGCAGAGCAG CAGCTGTACCCGCTCGCGCTCATGAACCCTGGTCTGGACGAGGGAAAAGGAGCTTCATCCATCAGCAGAAACCTGGCGGCACATCAGGGCTACGCTGTGGTCACAG AAGCTCTACAGCCCCTCCCACTCTGTCTGAAACAGGAAGTTTCACCTGAGGGGAACAGCTTAAGCCCCTCCCCCAACATCATCTCCGGTTCAGCCTTCCTGGACCTGTCCACCATTTCGTCTCCGTCATCTGCGCCCGTTGCTAGCAGCTGCGGCTCCGCTCATTTATCTCACGGCTTCAGCTCATTTTCCCATCATGCCCCAGTTCATGGCCAGTTCAGCAGCCCGTCCCTCATGGCAG ggcgTGAGGTGGCGAGTTCCATGCTACCCGGGTATCCTCCGCACATCCCCACGGCGCAGACCGGCTTCTCCTCGTCCACCATCGCCGGCATGGTATCAG cTCCAGAGTACACAGGGCAGAGCTACAGCCACCCGGCCTACAGCAGCTACAGCGAGGCCTGGAGATTCACCAACTCCAGCATACTGG GTTCCCCGTATTACTACAGTTCTGCCACTCGACCGCCGCCGCCCGCCGCTGCCTATGATCATCTCTAA
- the pax8 gene encoding paired box protein Pax-8 isoform X3: protein MSNSTGRGHGGLNQLGGMFVNGRPLPEVIRQRIVDMAHQGVRPCDISRQLRVSHGCVSKILGRYYETGSIKPGVIGGSKPKVATPKVVEKIAEYKRQNPTMFAWEIRDRLLAEGVCDGDTVPSVSSINRIIRTKVQQPFNLPLDTKGLSPGHTLIPSSAVTPPESPQSDSLGSTYSINGLLGITQTTADGKRGHDDSDQESCRHSVDSQGSGGGARKQLRTEHFPSAALDCGFERHYSSDSFSQSKAEQQLYPLALMNPGLDEGKGASSISRNLAAHQGYAVVTGREVASSMLPGYPPHIPTAQTGFSSSTIAGMVSAPEYTGQSYSHPAYSSYSEAWRFTNSSILGSPYYYSSATRPPPPAAAYDHL, encoded by the exons GTCATGGGGGTCTTAATCAACTAGGAGGCATGTTTGTGAACGGGCGGCCGCTTCCGGAGGTGATCCGGCAGAGGATTGTGGATATGGCACACCAGGGGGTTCGACCCTGCGACATCTCCAGACAACTGAGGGTCAGCCACGGCTGCGTCAGCAAGATCCTGggcag gTACTATGAGACGGGCAGCATCAAACCCGGCGTCATCGGCGGCTCCAAGCCCAAAGTGGCCACTCCAAAAGTGGTGGAGAAGATCGCGGAGTACAAGCGGCAGAACCCCACCATGTTCGCCTGGGAGATCCGAGACCGGCTGCTGGCCGAGGGGGTGTGTGACGGAGACACGGTCCCCAGCGTCAGCTCCATCaaccg GATCATCCGCACTAAAGTGCAGCAGCCATTTAACCTCCCGCTGGACACTAAAGGCCTGAGCCCAGGACACACACTGA TCCCCAGCTCCGCCGTCACTCCTCCTGAATCTCCGCAGTCGGACTCTCTGGGCTCCACTTACTCCATCAATGGGCTGCTGGGAATCACACAGACCACAGCGGATGGGAAGAGAGGACACGATGACA gtgACCAGGAGAGCTGCCGGCACAGTGTGGACTCTCAGGGCAGTGGCGGCGGAGCCCGGAAACAGCTGAGAACCGAACACTTTCCCTCCGCGGCGCTGGACTGCGGGTTCGAGAGACACTACAGCAGCGACAGCTTCAGCCAGAGCAAAGCAGAGCAG CAGCTGTACCCGCTCGCGCTCATGAACCCTGGTCTGGACGAGGGAAAAGGAGCTTCATCCATCAGCAGAAACCTGGCGGCACATCAGGGCTACGCTGTGGTCACAG ggcgTGAGGTGGCGAGTTCCATGCTACCCGGGTATCCTCCGCACATCCCCACGGCGCAGACCGGCTTCTCCTCGTCCACCATCGCCGGCATGGTATCAG cTCCAGAGTACACAGGGCAGAGCTACAGCCACCCGGCCTACAGCAGCTACAGCGAGGCCTGGAGATTCACCAACTCCAGCATACTGG GTTCCCCGTATTACTACAGTTCTGCCACTCGACCGCCGCCGCCCGCCGCTGCCTATGATCATCTCTAA
- the pax8 gene encoding paired box protein Pax-8 isoform X1 has product MSNSTGRGHGGLNQLGGMFVNGRPLPEVIRQRIVDMAHQGVRPCDISRQLRVSHGCVSKILGRYYETGSIKPGVIGGSKPKVATPKVVEKIAEYKRQNPTMFAWEIRDRLLAEGVCDGDTVPSVSSINRIIRTKVQQPFNLPLDTKGLSPGHTLIPSSAVTPPESPQSDSLGSTYSINGLLGITQTTADGKRGHDDSDQESCRHSVDSQGSGGGARKQLRTEHFPSAALDCGFERHYSSDSFSQSKAEQQLYPLALMNPGLDEGKGASSISRNLAAHQGYAVVTEALQPLPLCLKQEVSPEGNSLSPSPNIISGSAFLDLSTISSPSSAPVASSCGSAHLSHGFSSFSHHAPVHGQFSSPSLMAGREVASSMLPGYPPHIPTAQTGFSSSTIAGMVSAPEYTGQSYSHPAYSSYSEAWRFTNSSILGSPYYYSSATRPPPPAAAYDHL; this is encoded by the exons GTCATGGGGGTCTTAATCAACTAGGAGGCATGTTTGTGAACGGGCGGCCGCTTCCGGAGGTGATCCGGCAGAGGATTGTGGATATGGCACACCAGGGGGTTCGACCCTGCGACATCTCCAGACAACTGAGGGTCAGCCACGGCTGCGTCAGCAAGATCCTGggcag gTACTATGAGACGGGCAGCATCAAACCCGGCGTCATCGGCGGCTCCAAGCCCAAAGTGGCCACTCCAAAAGTGGTGGAGAAGATCGCGGAGTACAAGCGGCAGAACCCCACCATGTTCGCCTGGGAGATCCGAGACCGGCTGCTGGCCGAGGGGGTGTGTGACGGAGACACGGTCCCCAGCGTCAGCTCCATCaaccg GATCATCCGCACTAAAGTGCAGCAGCCATTTAACCTCCCGCTGGACACTAAAGGCCTGAGCCCAGGACACACACTGA TCCCCAGCTCCGCCGTCACTCCTCCTGAATCTCCGCAGTCGGACTCTCTGGGCTCCACTTACTCCATCAATGGGCTGCTGGGAATCACACAGACCACAGCGGATGGGAAGAGAGGACACGATGACA gtgACCAGGAGAGCTGCCGGCACAGTGTGGACTCTCAGGGCAGTGGCGGCGGAGCCCGGAAACAGCTGAGAACCGAACACTTTCCCTCCGCGGCGCTGGACTGCGGGTTCGAGAGACACTACAGCAGCGACAGCTTCAGCCAGAGCAAAGCAGAGCAG CAGCTGTACCCGCTCGCGCTCATGAACCCTGGTCTGGACGAGGGAAAAGGAGCTTCATCCATCAGCAGAAACCTGGCGGCACATCAGGGCTACGCTGTGGTCACAG AAGCTCTACAGCCCCTCCCACTCTGTCTGAAACAGGAAGTTTCACCTGAGGGGAACAGCTTAAGCCCCTCCCCCAACATCATCTCCGGTTCAGCCTTCCTGGACCTGTCCACCATTTCGTCTCCGTCATCTGCGCCCGTTGCTAGCAGCTGCGGCTCCGCTCATTTATCTCACGGCTTCAGCTCATTTTCCCATCATGCCCCAGTTCATGGCCAGTTCAGCAGCCCGTCCCTCATGGCAG ggcgTGAGGTGGCGAGTTCCATGCTACCCGGGTATCCTCCGCACATCCCCACGGCGCAGACCGGCTTCTCCTCGTCCACCATCGCCGGCATGGTATCAG cTCCAGAGTACACAGGGCAGAGCTACAGCCACCCGGCCTACAGCAGCTACAGCGAGGCCTGGAGATTCACCAACTCCAGCATACTGG GTTCCCCGTATTACTACAGTTCTGCCACTCGACCGCCGCCGCCCGCCGCTGCCTATGATCATCTCTAA
- the pax8 gene encoding paired box protein Pax-8 isoform X5, giving the protein MSNSTGRGHGGLNQLGGMFVNGRPLPEVIRQRIVDMAHQGVRPCDISRQLRVSHGCVSKILGRYYETGSIKPGVIGGSKPKVATPKVVEKIAEYKRQNPTMFAWEIRDRLLAEGVCDGDTVPSVSSINRIIRTKVQQPFNLPLDTKGLSPGHTLIPSSAVTPPESPQSDSLGSTYSINGLLGITQTTADGKRGHDDSDQESCRHSVDSQGSGGGARKQLRTEHFPSAALDCGFERHYSSDSFSQSKAEQQLYPLALMNPGLDEGKGASSISRNLAAHQGYAVVTGSFT; this is encoded by the exons GTCATGGGGGTCTTAATCAACTAGGAGGCATGTTTGTGAACGGGCGGCCGCTTCCGGAGGTGATCCGGCAGAGGATTGTGGATATGGCACACCAGGGGGTTCGACCCTGCGACATCTCCAGACAACTGAGGGTCAGCCACGGCTGCGTCAGCAAGATCCTGggcag gTACTATGAGACGGGCAGCATCAAACCCGGCGTCATCGGCGGCTCCAAGCCCAAAGTGGCCACTCCAAAAGTGGTGGAGAAGATCGCGGAGTACAAGCGGCAGAACCCCACCATGTTCGCCTGGGAGATCCGAGACCGGCTGCTGGCCGAGGGGGTGTGTGACGGAGACACGGTCCCCAGCGTCAGCTCCATCaaccg GATCATCCGCACTAAAGTGCAGCAGCCATTTAACCTCCCGCTGGACACTAAAGGCCTGAGCCCAGGACACACACTGA TCCCCAGCTCCGCCGTCACTCCTCCTGAATCTCCGCAGTCGGACTCTCTGGGCTCCACTTACTCCATCAATGGGCTGCTGGGAATCACACAGACCACAGCGGATGGGAAGAGAGGACACGATGACA gtgACCAGGAGAGCTGCCGGCACAGTGTGGACTCTCAGGGCAGTGGCGGCGGAGCCCGGAAACAGCTGAGAACCGAACACTTTCCCTCCGCGGCGCTGGACTGCGGGTTCGAGAGACACTACAGCAGCGACAGCTTCAGCCAGAGCAAAGCAGAGCAG CAGCTGTACCCGCTCGCGCTCATGAACCCTGGTCTGGACGAGGGAAAAGGAGCTTCATCCATCAGCAGAAACCTGGCGGCACATCAGGGCTACGCTGTGGTCACAG GAAGTTTCACCTGA
- the pax8 gene encoding paired box protein Pax-8 isoform X4, whose amino-acid sequence MFVNGRPLPEVIRQRIVDMAHQGVRPCDISRQLRVSHGCVSKILGRYYETGSIKPGVIGGSKPKVATPKVVEKIAEYKRQNPTMFAWEIRDRLLAEGVCDGDTVPSVSSINRIIRTKVQQPFNLPLDTKGLSPGHTLIPSSAVTPPESPQSDSLGSTYSINGLLGITQTTADGKRGHDDSDQESCRHSVDSQGSGGGARKQLRTEHFPSAALDCGFERHYSSDSFSQSKAEQQLYPLALMNPGLDEGKGASSISRNLAAHQGYAVVTGREVASSMLPGYPPHIPTAQTGFSSSTIAGMVSAPEYTGQSYSHPAYSSYSEAWRFTNSSILGSPYYYSSATRPPPPAAAYDHL is encoded by the exons ATGTTTGTGAACGGGCGGCCGCTTCCGGAGGTGATCCGGCAGAGGATTGTGGATATGGCACACCAGGGGGTTCGACCCTGCGACATCTCCAGACAACTGAGGGTCAGCCACGGCTGCGTCAGCAAGATCCTGggcag gTACTATGAGACGGGCAGCATCAAACCCGGCGTCATCGGCGGCTCCAAGCCCAAAGTGGCCACTCCAAAAGTGGTGGAGAAGATCGCGGAGTACAAGCGGCAGAACCCCACCATGTTCGCCTGGGAGATCCGAGACCGGCTGCTGGCCGAGGGGGTGTGTGACGGAGACACGGTCCCCAGCGTCAGCTCCATCaaccg GATCATCCGCACTAAAGTGCAGCAGCCATTTAACCTCCCGCTGGACACTAAAGGCCTGAGCCCAGGACACACACTGA TCCCCAGCTCCGCCGTCACTCCTCCTGAATCTCCGCAGTCGGACTCTCTGGGCTCCACTTACTCCATCAATGGGCTGCTGGGAATCACACAGACCACAGCGGATGGGAAGAGAGGACACGATGACA gtgACCAGGAGAGCTGCCGGCACAGTGTGGACTCTCAGGGCAGTGGCGGCGGAGCCCGGAAACAGCTGAGAACCGAACACTTTCCCTCCGCGGCGCTGGACTGCGGGTTCGAGAGACACTACAGCAGCGACAGCTTCAGCCAGAGCAAAGCAGAGCAG CAGCTGTACCCGCTCGCGCTCATGAACCCTGGTCTGGACGAGGGAAAAGGAGCTTCATCCATCAGCAGAAACCTGGCGGCACATCAGGGCTACGCTGTGGTCACAG ggcgTGAGGTGGCGAGTTCCATGCTACCCGGGTATCCTCCGCACATCCCCACGGCGCAGACCGGCTTCTCCTCGTCCACCATCGCCGGCATGGTATCAG cTCCAGAGTACACAGGGCAGAGCTACAGCCACCCGGCCTACAGCAGCTACAGCGAGGCCTGGAGATTCACCAACTCCAGCATACTGG GTTCCCCGTATTACTACAGTTCTGCCACTCGACCGCCGCCGCCCGCCGCTGCCTATGATCATCTCTAA